The Halomicrobium salinisoli DNA segment TTGATCTCCGATTTCGTATCTGTCCCTCGTTCAGTCAAGAGTCCAGCGTGATAGAGCATGGCTTTGTACTGAAACTCTGTGTGCGTCGAGTAGATTTCTCCGTTGTCGAACGCGGCAAGATTGATAGTGCCACTCTCTTCGTCGAGTACTCGTTCACGATCCTTCGATCGCGGACTCACGAACAGATCCAATGCAAAGTTCGGCCGATCAACCGCAACCGCTTTCGCCACCTCTGCTAGGCATGGCTCGTCATTCCCCTCCTCGGCTAGATCTCCGAGAACGTCGACCAGCACCTGTGTGGGAGGATACGAGAGCAGTGCGTGGCGCACTTCGGCACCCATCACAGGACACGCGTCAATGAACCGTCGTCGAGAACCAGTGAGTGAATCAATCTCCTGAAGAGCAAGTTCGATCCCACCATAATGATAGCTGACCGTGCGCACCACTTCCTTGCCCGTCGGCGTAAGATCTGATCCTGAAAGTCCGTTAGTCGCCAGTCCGAGAGCCATCGCGTCGAGTCGTGCATCCGAGACAGAATTGATCACGTGGTCGATGAACACGTCCTCCGTCTCTTCCGGATGCTGAATCGCTAATGCATAGCCGAGCGCATTCTTTGGATGGTTCTTCTTCAGACTCTCGACGGCCGTGTCCCCGAGCTGTGCATGGAAGCGAACCGTTTCTGCAGTAGGGGTTGTTTCCGTCCCGATGAGTCGTGGCTTCTCTACAAGATCTACTGTATCGACACCGACGGCGATTAGGCCGATGTTGAGTTCTCTGGCGAGCGACTGGTCGGTCTTGGAGATATAGTCACTTGGGACTGCCGCGAAACCGATGTTTGCTTCCCCCATGTGTGAATGCGCTTGCGTGATTGCAATACGGGTCGCATTCTGGCTGTTCTGCTCGGTTTTACCCTTGGCTTCGATAACTGCGAGCGGAAGAGCCGTAACTGCGTCCTCAAGGGTCCCCCGGTACGCATCTGGGCGCGGCGGCGCAAGTATTGCGTCGGGATTCCCGTTGGCCATCCGGATAGCGTTGATCGGTTCCAGACGAGAACGAAGTGTCTTGTCAATAGTTGCCTCGCCCCATGAACCAGTTCTGAACTGGGCGTCCACGACAGCGTAACTCCTCTCGCCCTCTGAAGGAAGGACGAATTCTTTTGCTTTGGCAAGGACACTCGGCTCGATCAATGAACCCATCACTCGCTGGCCCATTATTCCCTTCCATCATTAACTTGCCCACTGTCTCTTTGAAGCCGATATTTTGAGCATTTATATACAGCAATGATGTCCGAGTAGGTAGTGTCGAAGACTACTGTCGACGATCTATCGGCGAATCATAACCTTCCGGCTCCGATGGAGGTCACTGTATCGGACGTCACCTGGAATCCTGAGAGTTCCCGCCGTGCAGAAGTCCTCCTCACGGATAGCACCGGTAATTCGATTACACTGGTCGATTACAGCGGAGCGAATAACTCTGCTGAATGGGCAGTCGGCTATCGGTATCGGATCTCGAATTGTAAGGTTCTGGGTGGAAGTAGCGGCGAGAACCTCTATCTGGCTCCAAGTAAGAAAACACGGATTGAGGCACTTGGTCCCGAAAGCTCAGACACGCAACTCCTCATCATCGGAGATACACATATCGGACGGGAAGAGCATCCGGGAACCGGACAATCAATCGATCCAATCAACGCTCTCGCTAAGGCCGTCAAGTATGGTATCGATCGCGGCGTCGATGCAGTCGTTCATGTCGGGGACATCTTCCATGACTCTGCGATAGAGAAACACGGTGCTGTTACGCAGCTTGAGGTATTCAATCCACTAATTGAAGCAGGTATACCATTCTATTTCATTCGGGGAAACCACGCCAGCGAAGCCGGCGAGAAGTTACTTGACGTAATGACCGATCAGCTTGCACGCCACCTTGATACTAATGGCATTGCGGTCGATTCAGACACTCGGATTTTCGGCATCGACCATGTTCACGGAACGGAGTTTTCCCCACATCAATATCAGTTCCCCCAGACAGTGCCGGAGTCAACCAATGTCCTCGTCTTACATCAGAGGCTAAAGCAACTATCTGGAGCCAATAGGCGGAATGTAGATCTCAATCAATTACAGCGGCAGTTCAGTAGGCAGTTCGACGCAGTTGTCTGTGGGCACCAACACGATGGTGACAGGACGATGTGGAACGGTATCCCGGTTCTGTACACGGGTGCGTCCGAGTTTATGAGTATCAACGAGGGATCGAATGATCGAATTGCTTGGTTACTATCTGTAGAGGATCATAGAGTGAACCTCAGTCGCTACGACATTCCGTAACGCTGGAGTAGAGTCGCGTTTCTACTACATCTCCTCCAGCGTGCCGATAACGAGTTCTTCTCCAATTTGGCCACTGTGATGATCGTCGACGGCGTCGTCCAGCACTCGACTACAGATGCTGAGGATCTGCCGAATGTTCCCCTGTGATCGCTGGAGGACGACCTGCAGTCCTTCTTCGGTGAACGGTTCAATTCCTTCGGATCCGTTCTCTCGGACCAGATTGAGGTATCCTTCGACCAGCGTGTGGACTTTCTCCTCTGTGAGTGGTTGCAATGCGACCTCCTGACCGATGCGTTCGGAGAACGCGTGATACTCGCTCATGACGTCTTGCCACACCTCGGGGGCACACCCGAAGAGGATGCACAGCCCGTTGCCGTTCTGGTCCATCAGGTGGCGGATGCTGTTGAGCGTCGCCTGCTCGTCTTTCGGGGAGAGTTGAGCGATCCGCTCGAACTCGTCGACGAACATGAACACGCCGGTGTATCCGAGCTCTAGGAGCATGTTCTTCAGCGCCGTGAAGGCCCGAACAGCACTGGTGTCGTCGTCGATCGCACTGTGGATCTCCATCTCCTTGCGCTGCTCGTAGCGCAGGCCCTCGGCAGTCAGCCACTGCCAGGCGTAGAGGTTCGTGTCCTCGTAGATGAGATGGACGATCGCCCGTGCGAAGTCGGCGAACTTCGTCACGTCGCTCAGCCGCTGGACGGCGGTCGGTACGAGGTCCGACAGGAGAACTTCGCCGTCGTCGATGAGCGACTTCATCGAACTGGCACCCATCGGGTTCCGGTCCGTCTCGGTTCGGGCGACCTCGGCGAGGAACTCGTAGCTCAACTCCTGCATTCGGTCGAACCCGATGTCGTAGACGAACTCGTGGTAGATGTCGAGGAACCCGTCGCCGGGCTGGGCGACGTAGCCGACGAGGACGTCCTCACGGTCGCGGACGAGTGATCGGGTGTACTTGAGCGTGTGCGACTTCCCGTTGCCATACTTCCCCGTGACGACGAGGTGTTTCGACTTGCCCGTACTGAGTACCGACGACACTGTCTCGCTGATGCGGTCGGTGACGTCTTCCTGGCCACAGTACACGAGCGGTTCGTCGTCGGGCACCGGACTGTAGGGGAAGGGGTTCCCGGACAGGCCGAAGGTTGAGTAGTCACGCTGTTCGTCGCTGATGGTGAAGCTGTCGCTCATTGGGGATCGTAGGTGAGGTCGCGGTCGTGGACCGTGAGGTAGTAGTACTGTTTACCGTACTGTTCGATTCCGGCCATCACCTGGTCGGTCGACTGAGACGTCGACACGAACCCGTCGCTATCGGCGAGGGCGATGTCCTTGATGCCGTACTGGGCTTCCTTCGCCCCGGTGTCCATTGGCGCTCCCGATAGTTCGAGCTTGCCGACGTTCTGTTTGGCCAGCGTCGCTAGTGCTCGATCGAACGCCCGACGCGTGGCCTGCCGCTGTGCACAGAGCGTCTCTCGAACCTCGGGGATCGACAGGTACCGCTGACGCATCCCGACGCCAGTCGTCTCTTCGAGGTCGTCGTAGATCTGGAGAAGTACGTGCGGGAAGTTCGCTGGCATCTCGTCACATTCCGGTCGATAGTACTCTCCGGTGAACGCGTTCCGGTGAATCGATCCCAGTCGCTTTCCCCAGTCACCAACGACTTCAACACTCGTCTGGTTGTACGCGTACGGCGTGAACTCTGCCTCGGCCTCCAACTCTTCGAGAATCTGCTCAAGCGGCGCAGGCCCGATCTCCGCGACGACGTCAAGGAAGGTCCCGTAATGGGGACTTCGCGTTTCGAGGATCGAGCTGACGCGCTCCCAGTTCTCGTCCTGGATCGCTTCGATGAACGAATCACCGACGCTGGTCGTCTCGTATTCGTCATCAGACTCCGCGATGAGATCGATGCGACACGCCTCGAGGATTGTCGACCGTGCTCGGCGATGACTCACGTCGAGGGCCTCCTCGACGTCTTCAGTCGTCTTGGGACCAGACTGGCAGAGGTACGTCGTCTCGACGAGTCGTCCGAGCGTGATCGGTCGGACTGTGGGACGCTCGTCACTCATGTTAACCTCCGGACCTGCTGTTTCGCGAGCCGGTAGGCCCGTTTCGTTACTTCGTTCCCCGCGAATCGGAGGTCCAGATACGCTTCCAGATCTTCGTCGGCAGCTGCCATGTATCGGAACCGACGGAGCTCGAGCGCGAGCGCCCAGACATTGTGCTGGACGAGGAGGTCGCGGTCGTTTCGCACCGCCTTGAACGTCCGGGTGCTACACACCGGGCAGGCACACGGCAGGTGCGACAACTCCTCGACGTTCTTCAGCGGTTCCCCGCCGAAACCGGGGATCAGGTAGTTCCGGTTCCCGGCGCTCCGGATGAAGGCCGACGAGTCGAAGCTATCCACACCCAGGTAGAGCAGGAGCGGTTGATACGTCAGCCCACCCAGCCCGTAGACGTGGAGATGTTTGTCAGTCGCTCGTCGGGCCGCTAGTATAATTTTCGTTACCTTTTCGTAGTCCGTTCGGATTGGGACGAGACTCCCGATGGCATACCCGTCGAAGTCACCCTCCCGTTCGAGGTGCTGAATTGAATTCCGCACCGTCTCCGGGTCGTACCCGTGCACGCTCCCGAGAAGGACCTCATCGCCGTTGTGTCGGCGACTCGCTTCGAGGGCAAGATCGATGCTCTCGCTGATGCGGCGTTGATTCTCCGCCTGCCGGTTGTCTCTGGAGAGAGGGACGTCGACCGTTCCATAGATGTCCGCATCGATCTGTTGCTGGGTCTCGAGCGTTTTTGCTGGGGTGGTGTCGACTGTCTCGTCCTGAAAGTCGAATCCCCCACTGTCGGCGAAGACGACCGTGTCTTCTGAGACGCCCATCTCCTCGCGGAGTGGCGTCCCGTCCTCAAAGCGTTCCCACTGGGGATCCCGGTTTCTGATGGCCCTGGCATTGACCATCGCTGTCGAGAGGTCGGGGACGCTTTCCGTGTATTCTGGAGTGTTGTCGCTTGACCGTTTCCCGATGTTGCTCACCGGGAATAACACGGGAGTCTGTAAGTCCCCGTGCGGAGTTTCAAGGGCTTGTTGTCTGAATAACATCTCGCACGCTCGGGTAAGCTCGGGCTCGCCAATAAAGCTTCGTCAAAACAAAGCTACGTGGCCAGTAGATCAGAGTGACTATTTGTGGGGCTAGTCAAGCCATCCGCCAATGGTTTCCGAGGGGCTACGTGAGGTTCTCGGGCGCAAACGGACACTCGAGATTCTTGAACTGCTTCGGAGAGATACTGAACTCAATTATTCTGAGATCGAGACTGAGATTCCCTCATCTAGCGATACGATTGTGGACTCTCTCGAACTACTCCAGGCACATGACTTGGTCGAACGACAACAGCGACACAAACGCGATGTCCGGTATACACTCACGGATCAAGGCGAGGAGTTTCTCCAGCTGATCGATACGCTGGATCACTTACTCGATGATAGTGGAGGCAATGATTGCTAACCTTCTATTAAGCGGTGCTGAGCAACGATCAGGACTTCAAACCGGAGAAAGAGAAGAATCGATCAAGTTAGAACTTTGTTGAGATCATTAGTATGTGACAGACTTGTAATAGAAATCACAGTAAATAGTCATGGACGTGGTGAATACGAGACATACTGCTTTATGACGAGGGAAATGGGATATCCCAAAACCAACGGGGATGTCTTCTGACCGTCAATCTAAATGGGATGCGTCTAGAGTTATAGATTCATTGACCGATCTGGACCCAATTCAGTTCGAAAAATTCGTAGCTGAATTGTGGGCCCGTAGAGGATGGGAGACAGAAGTTACCTCTGGTTCTAACGATAGAGGCATTGATGTAATCGCTGAAAAGCATTTCCCATATGAGGAGAAAGTACTTATCCAAGCCAAGAAATACGCTCAGGGGAATCGCGTATCGGGTCCTGAAATACAGAAGTATGCCTCTCTCAAACAGAGGGACGGTGTCGATGAAGTAATTATTGTAACTACAAGTGAGTTCACTGCGCAGGCAATAGAACTGAGTCAGGAGTATAATATTAAGCTGATCAATGGAAAAACGGTACTAAACATGATTATTGAGGGCTCTGCAGAGGATCTCTTGCAACAATATACTTCCCTCTTGTCAAAGTGCCCCTCCTGTAATGGCGACATCAAAGACGAACACAGCTATTGCGAAAGTTGTGGTGAATACTTGACTCCCTATAGAACGCCAGATATTGTGGCACAAAATAAGCGAGAGACACGGATAGAGATTGAGAAGGATGATGAGCCATCTGATCCTGATGAAGTTATACTAAAAACGAGAGGAAGGAAATTCGCGGCAGAAAACGGGGATACTGTTGGCCGGAAATTGAGAGAGATTCTTATCAGTAGTGGAGAATCCAGAAATCGTGCACTTCGTGTTCATCGTGAACACATTGGATTTGTTAATGAAAATAGAGAGTTCTACATTGTCGCAATAGGTACGAATCCCACCCGATTGAATGAACAGGAACTTGATCAAGGTGAGAAAGCAGAAATTAATCCAGGTGATACGATTGAGCTCTCAGGTGTCATAAGTATTAATGTCGAAGGTTTTAGATGAATGTCAAATAATTACAGCAGAGATTGTTAGAAGTTCTCAATTCCCGCTTGTACGGATTCTTCAGTTGTATCTCTACACAGTTCACTGATCCGCTCTGGTGTGAGTGTGCCAACTTCGGATAGGTTCTCAGCGAAGTGCTCCAGATACAGGCCTTTGAGTCCGATGACGATAGTGTCGTGACGCTTGGCGTCATCCGTCCGCGCCGGGACTGATACGATGTTCTCGAACTGACTATCGACGAGCTCGCGATTGAACACGACGCCGATGCGGTCGGCCCTGACCTTCTGGACCATCTGGTCGATGTCGATACTCGTGTAGTAGTCTTTCCCGAGCGCGAAGAAGACGACGTCGTAGTCGGTATTGTCGAGTAGATGCTCGACGTCGTGCTTGATGTTGAGACGCCTCGACCGCTCTCTGATTTCACCGACGCTCATCCCGCTGAACGTGACCTCGTACGGCGGGAGCTTCTCCGACTCCGGCACGAGACCGAACCCAGCACTGATGAAGTATCGTTCGACGTCGTGTCCGTTCTTCCGGAGTCGTCGAACAGCATCCCCGACACTGTTCTGTTGTCGACCAGTGTAGAGATCTCGAGCAGCGATACCCCGAGTGTTCGTCCGAGAGAGTAACTCCTCTTTCGAGTGAGCGTCCAGTTCGTCTTGTTCGAAGACATCCGTTCCGTCGGGAACGTATTTGGATCCAGAACACTGGTCGATGACGAGTATGTCCAGGTCGTCGTCGACGGGGATGTTCGGCGAGTGCGGGAGGAAGTCCTCACCAACCGCGTAATTGTCGCCGAGTCCCTCGAGGACGGAGTCGCGAAGTTCCTCGCTCTCTGTAATCTGTTCTATCTCACAGTCCTGAACACCATCTAGTGTGTCGTCCCGGAACTGCTCTTCCGGATCGTAGAGATACAGGCGCTGATACCGAGTAAGGTCCTCAGCAAGCGATTCCTGCAACTGCGTCGGTGCAAACGAGACACTGCTCGGTGGGTCCGCAGACCATTCTTGGACGCCATTCGCATCGATTACCCCGATCTCGGCGACCGGGAGGTCGTGAACGCTCTCCCAGAATTCGGGTTCCTCGTCAGCGAGATACTCCTCGACGGAGTCGTAGTCTTTCAGAGAGACCGAACCACGGGTCGCGATCATCGTCTTGGGAAGGTCCTCGCTGAACTCGTCGTAGAACTTGCGCGTGTTGTGGAACCCGCGGCGGCGGTTCCGGTCGTTCCCTCTGAAGATGCAGACTTCGATCCCGTGTTCCTCGCAGATCGGACAGTCACAGTACTCCCACGGCTTGACAGAGAGCGTCTTCTGGTACGCTTCGAGGAGGTCTTCGTCGCCGATCCAGAACGCGTAGTCCTGCAACACGAACCAGATCTGTCCGTACCGATCTAGACCGCCGTCTTTCTCCTCTTCCCGTTCCAGAAGCGATGCCATCCGGGGGAAGCCGTCGAACGCCTGCTTCGCCGTGTCGAGCAGGTCGAGATACTGCTCAAACGGAAGCGGATCCTCAGCGCTGTCTTCCCGGAGTAGTTTGACGAGCTTGTCACGGAGATCCTCGCTGAAGTACGCCCGGAGTTGCCGCCCGTGCTCGAAGTCCGCCCGGAACGCACTCGTGATGTCACGCAATCGGGACGCGTCGAACTGTGGATCGTGCCGATGTTCCTGCAGGTACTCTGCGGTCGCTGGGAGAACCGTCTGGGCACGAGACTCCCACTCCCGCAGTGCAGTCGCGATCGATTTGTCCTCGTCGTACGCCCGAAGGGCCTCGAGAAGTTCCCGACCACGGAGCGTCCGTTCGACGGCCTCGGACAGGCTGTTTCCGTTCTTCGGATATCGGACCCGGATTGCGTCGAACCGATCGGTGGTACTGAGACGATAGTTCTCACCACCGGTCCAGGCGGCACGGAGCATGCTTGCACTGTCGAAGCTGGTCATCCCGGACCGACCGATCGTCTCGAACGCGTCGGACTTCGCAAAGCCGAACACGTGGGTATCGATCCGCGTCGTGTGTTCCCGCTCGAACGCCGTGATGGTCTTCCCGACCTCCTTGACGATCTTGC contains these protein-coding regions:
- a CDS encoding metallophosphoesterase; its protein translation is MSKTTVDDLSANHNLPAPMEVTVSDVTWNPESSRRAEVLLTDSTGNSITLVDYSGANNSAEWAVGYRYRISNCKVLGGSSGENLYLAPSKKTRIEALGPESSDTQLLIIGDTHIGREEHPGTGQSIDPINALAKAVKYGIDRGVDAVVHVGDIFHDSAIEKHGAVTQLEVFNPLIEAGIPFYFIRGNHASEAGEKLLDVMTDQLARHLDTNGIAVDSDTRIFGIDHVHGTEFSPHQYQFPQTVPESTNVLVLHQRLKQLSGANRRNVDLNQLQRQFSRQFDAVVCGHQHDGDRTMWNGIPVLYTGASEFMSINEGSNDRIAWLLSVEDHRVNLSRYDIP
- a CDS encoding BREX system ATP-binding domain-containing protein; protein product: MSDSFTISDEQRDYSTFGLSGNPFPYSPVPDDEPLVYCGQEDVTDRISETVSSVLSTGKSKHLVVTGKYGNGKSHTLKYTRSLVRDREDVLVGYVAQPGDGFLDIYHEFVYDIGFDRMQELSYEFLAEVARTETDRNPMGASSMKSLIDDGEVLLSDLVPTAVQRLSDVTKFADFARAIVHLIYEDTNLYAWQWLTAEGLRYEQRKEMEIHSAIDDDTSAVRAFTALKNMLLELGYTGVFMFVDEFERIAQLSPKDEQATLNSIRHLMDQNGNGLCILFGCAPEVWQDVMSEYHAFSERIGQEVALQPLTEEKVHTLVEGYLNLVRENGSEGIEPFTEEGLQVVLQRSQGNIRQILSICSRVLDDAVDDHHSGQIGEELVIGTLEEM
- a CDS encoding tRNA-guanine transglycosylase — encoded protein: MLFRQQALETPHGDLQTPVLFPVSNIGKRSSDNTPEYTESVPDLSTAMVNARAIRNRDPQWERFEDGTPLREEMGVSEDTVVFADSGGFDFQDETVDTTPAKTLETQQQIDADIYGTVDVPLSRDNRQAENQRRISESIDLALEASRRHNGDEVLLGSVHGYDPETVRNSIQHLEREGDFDGYAIGSLVPIRTDYEKVTKIILAARRATDKHLHVYGLGGLTYQPLLLYLGVDSFDSSAFIRSAGNRNYLIPGFGGEPLKNVEELSHLPCACPVCSTRTFKAVRNDRDLLVQHNVWALALELRRFRYMAAADEDLEAYLDLRFAGNEVTKRAYRLAKQQVRRLT
- a CDS encoding winged helix-turn-helix transcriptional regulator, whose translation is MVSEGLREVLGRKRTLEILELLRRDTELNYSEIETEIPSSSDTIVDSLELLQAHDLVERQQRHKRDVRYTLTDQGEEFLQLIDTLDHLLDDSGGNDC
- a CDS encoding restriction endonuclease, giving the protein MTDLDPIQFEKFVAELWARRGWETEVTSGSNDRGIDVIAEKHFPYEEKVLIQAKKYAQGNRVSGPEIQKYASLKQRDGVDEVIIVTTSEFTAQAIELSQEYNIKLINGKTVLNMIIEGSAEDLLQQYTSLLSKCPSCNGDIKDEHSYCESCGEYLTPYRTPDIVAQNKRETRIEIEKDDEPSDPDEVILKTRGRKFAAENGDTVGRKLREILISSGESRNRALRVHREHIGFVNENREFYIVAIGTNPTRLNEQELDQGEKAEINPGDTIELSGVISINVEGFR
- a CDS encoding queuine tRNA-ribosyltransferase tRNA-guanine transglycosylase, with the protein product MRFYVPEWDDAVDSGYDFEHDELSSLHRQERQLDYIWDIFDRETTPIDGVLISREQVEETKRKRERLREHGVYEDSVLSIPDWLPTISDCGAWGYKSFPFPPYGNAEMLDFYEDLEVSVGVTIDHLVLGSGKDKGRLYLDERAFHDDFKKSHVPDELTDSVEVMSDEWERWPAYVADYDDSLWTVVDRQLELAIDDKEITLHPNTTTQTVVAPDERKTIRFSGKRPVDLDVSADAEVEVRKQGEEPIPVVSDSTTTVEIAPDKPVDLVGVAEEETTVHVEPDFDSRVTVSPENEVAVTVDGDQPAELRFQPESETSVSIEAEEELHVEQSSGESVSLGASTATSISIDSETTLTVQSFEETAIRLSTESPVAVQTDAEPIVRPFDPDLFDGDVDATLDRLANDSRVVYRRDDEQFRYDLTLQNAREMRSLYEEGEYPFRLMVAVQGWSPDSYVEATKEVLDLGYDYVGIGGVAGSPVHEVRKIVKEVGKTITAFEREHTTRIDTHVFGFAKSDAFETIGRSGMTSFDSASMLRAAWTGGENYRLSTTDRFDAIRVRYPKNGNSLSEAVERTLRGRELLEALRAYDEDKSIATALREWESRAQTVLPATAEYLQEHRHDPQFDASRLRDITSAFRADFEHGRQLRAYFSEDLRDKLVKLLREDSAEDPLPFEQYLDLLDTAKQAFDGFPRMASLLEREEEKDGGLDRYGQIWFVLQDYAFWIGDEDLLEAYQKTLSVKPWEYCDCPICEEHGIEVCIFRGNDRNRRRGFHNTRKFYDEFSEDLPKTMIATRGSVSLKDYDSVEEYLADEEPEFWESVHDLPVAEIGVIDANGVQEWSADPPSSVSFAPTQLQESLAEDLTRYQRLYLYDPEEQFRDDTLDGVQDCEIEQITESEELRDSVLEGLGDNYAVGEDFLPHSPNIPVDDDLDILVIDQCSGSKYVPDGTDVFEQDELDAHSKEELLSRTNTRGIAARDLYTGRQQNSVGDAVRRLRKNGHDVERYFISAGFGLVPESEKLPPYEVTFSGMSVGEIRERSRRLNIKHDVEHLLDNTDYDVVFFALGKDYYTSIDIDQMVQKVRADRIGVVFNRELVDSQFENIVSVPARTDDAKRHDTIVIGLKGLYLEHFAENLSEVGTLTPERISELCRDTTEESVQAGIENF